The DNA region CCGCCGATGACCTCTTTGATTTCAAATTCATTGAAGCGGTAACCCAGCGGCAGGGCGTTGGGGACGTTCAGGGGTTGATCATGTTCCGACATATTCGAAAACTCTCTGATAGCTAACGGCTTTAAACAGCAAACTGGCAGACAAATTCGCCCTGCTCACAGCGCACATCTACGCGGCGATAGCGTTCATCGCGGGCGTGGGCGCTCAGCAGTATCTGGCTCATCTGCGGTAACAGCGTGTTGGTGAGGATGGCGTCAACCATGCGACCGCCCGACTCCACCTCGGTGCAGCGCTGGACGATCTGGCTGACCACAGACTCATCGATCTGCGCCTCAATGCCGTGGTTGTCGGCCAGACGCCGCACGATGCGCGCCAGCTGCAGCCGGACAATCTCCGCCAGCATCGCATCGCTGAGCGGGTAATAGGGCACCACCAGCAGACGGCCCAGCAGCGCAGGCGGGAAGACCTCCAGCAGCGGCTTACGCAGCGCGGTGCTGAGGGCATCGGGATCGGGCATCAGTTCCGGATCGGCGCACATGGCGCTGATCAACTGCGTGCCGACGTTCGAGGTCAGAATGATAATGGTGTTGCGGAAATCGATGTGGCGACCCTCGCCATCCTCCATCCAGCCTTTATCGAACACCTGGAAGAACAGCTCGTGCACATCGGGATGCGCTTTCTCAATCTCATCCAGCAGCACTACGCTGTAGGGGCGACGGCGCACCGCTTCGGTCAGGACGCCGCCTTCCCCGTAGCCGACGTAGCCCGGCGGTGCGCCTTTCAGCGTGGACACGGTGTGCGCTTCCTGGAATTCACTCATGTTGATGGTGATGATGTTCTGCTCGCCGCCGTAGAGCGACTCCGCCAGCGCCAGCGCCGTTTCGGTTTTACCGACGCCGGACGGGCCGCACAGCATAAAGACGCCTGCAGGCTTGTCGGGATTATCGAGGCGCGCGCGCGTGGTGCGTACCCGCTTCGCAATCAGCTCCAGACCGTGACGCTGTCCGATGACGCGCTGGTTCAGCGTGTCCGCCAGATTCAGCACGGCGTCGATCTCATTCTTCACCATCCGGCCCAGCGGAATGCCGGTCCAGTCTGATACCACGGCAGCCACCACGCCTGCATCGACGGCGGCAAACAGCAGCGGCGCGTCACCCTGCAGCGCCGTAAGCTGCTGCTGCGTGGCGTCGCGCTGTTCGCGCAGCGCCGGGTCATCTTCGGTGACGCAGCGCGCGCGCAGCGCGATCAGCGTCTCAACCAGCTCACGCTCCTGCAGCCAGCGCTGTTCCAGCGCATCCCGTTCGGCCTCCAGCGTCTGGCGCTCATCTGCCATCGCCTGCTGGCGGGAAATATCGCCCAGGCCGACCCGGATTTCACGCGCGACGATCTCCGCTTCAATCTCCAGTGCGGCCAGACGATGCAGGCAATCCTCCAGCGCCGCCGGCTGTGCACCCTGACTGACCGCGACCCGGGCGCAGGCGGTATCCAGCAGCGCCACCGCTTTGTCGGGCAGCTGGCGCGCCGGAATGTAGCGATGCGACAGTTTTACCGCCGCCGTGACCGCGTCATCCAGCAGCAGCACCTGGTGATGCTTCTCCAGTGCGCTGACGGTGCTGCGCAGCATCAGGATCGCCCTGGCCTCATCCGGCTCCTGCACCTGCACGGTCTGGAAGCGACGGGTCAGCGCCGGATCTTTCTCGATATACTTCTTATATTCCGCCCAGGTGGTGGCGCCGATGGTGCGCAGCTGGCCGCGCGCCAGGGCCGGTTTCAGCAGGTTGGCGGCATCGCCGGTGCCCTGCTGACCGCCCGCACCGACCAGGGTGTGGATCTCATCGACAAACAGCACAATCGGCGTCGGGCTGGACTGAACCTCATTAATCAGCGCCTGCAGTCGCGCCTCAAACTCCCCTTTCATCCCGGCACCGGCCTGCAGCAGGCCGATATCCAGCAGCCAGAGCTGCACATCGCGCAGCGGCGCAGGCACGTCACCCGCCGCGATACGCAGCGCGAGGCCCTCGACCACGGCAGTTTTGCCGACGCCCGCCTCGCCCGTCAGCAGCGGGTTGTTCTGGCGGCGGCGCATCAGGATATCCACCATCTGGCGGATCTCATCATCACGTCCGGCTACCGGATCGATCCTGCCGTCGCGGGCGCGGGCGGTCAGATCCTGCCCATACTGCGGCAGGGTGCTGCCCCCTGCCGCAGGCGGCGCGCCTGCGCTCTCTGCCGGGGCGCTCAGCGCCTGCTGCGCCTCTTTGCTGCTGCTGAGCAGCGCATCAAAGTCCGCCAGCAGGGCATCGGCGTTGACGCGACTGAACTGGCCGGAGATGCCTTTCAGCACGCTGGCCAGGTTAAAGGTTTTGAGGATGCCGACGAGAAGATGGCCGCCGCGAATGCGGGTCGCGCCATATTTCAGCGAGGCGTAAACCCACGCCCGCTCGACGGCGCTGTCGATATGCTCGGAGAGGTCGGAGACCGCACTGGCGCCGCGCGGCAGACGGTCAAGAGCGGCCACGATATCCTGGGTCAGCGCCTTTTCGTCCAGTGAAAAATGTGTGATGACCTGCTGTAAATCGCCATCCTGCTGCTGCATCAGCTGATGCAGCCAGTGCACCAGTTCAACATAGGGATTGCCGCGCAGTTTGCAAAAGGCGGTGGCGCTTTCCAGCGAGGTAAATAACAGCGTATCCAGTTTGCCGAACAGTACGGCACGGCTGATTTCTGACATAGGGGGCTCTCTTCAATGAAAGACGCAGGCTGTGTAAGGGCAAAGCGGTTGAGTCAGCGCGGGGCGGCCTCAACCTCAAACATAAAATCTTCACGATCCTGTGGCTGCGGCGTCTGCCCCAGCCAGCTGGTGTAACCGAGTCGCGCGGTGCCGCCCAGCGCCACGCCCTGCACGTCGTCAGCGGCGAGGATCAGGCTGAGATCCCACTGCATTTCGATGCCGAGGTAGTGACGCACCCAGTCGCGCAGCTCCTGCGCACCAGGGGCATCCGGCAGAAAGTGGGCATACTGTGCGGCGCTGAGTGGCCCAAGGTGCAGGCGAAAACGATGCTGCACGTCGCGCACCGCCACACCGAGAAATGCCGAGGCACCCAGACGCGGCATGTGGCGGCCTGCGCCCAGCCGGGCCTGATCGCGGCTATCCAGCGTCAGCCAGTGCGGCAGGTTCTGGGTCAGCCTGACCGGTACCCCAAAGTAGTGGCGCAGGATGCGCACCAGCCCTTCCGCATCATGACCGTGACGGCTGAGGTGCCCCACCAGCATCAGGCGGGCATGCAGGCTCAGCGAGCTGGCCTGCTGCTGGGCCGGTAATCCTATCCCCGCCAGGCAGGCGAGGTAGTTGAGGAAGCGCCGGTCGTCGGGGCGATCCAGCGACACGGTCGGCTGCGCATCCGCCCAGGCGCGGTAGAAGAGCAGCGTGGCGCGATGATGAAACAGGTCAGCGAACGCCGAGAGGCTGTGATCCTGATGATGCACGATGCGTTCGTGGACATATTCGGTCAGATGGGTCGGCAGCGGGCCATTGGGGCCAAACAGACCAAAACTGTAGATCGACAGATCGTGACGCCCCGCCTCGTCACGCGGGGCGGCGCTGGCGATGGCGGCGGGCGCAAACGCCAGCGAGGGCGTCTGGCCGATACGCACGGCCTCAAACTTCGGTAGCGGTGCCCGTCCCAGCGGATAGCGCTGTCCGCCCTGCGCATCCAGCCGCCGCAGCAGCTGGAACAGATCGTAGCGCCAGGGCGCGGCCATCAGCTGCTGCCAGAAATCCTCCGGCAGGCGGGTAAGCCGTGGTAGTGGCGTGACCTTTTCGTGACTCATATCAGCGCTTTCCGGCCCATGCGCGGTGGCCAGTAGCCCACCTCGCCGCGCTGCTGGCTGTTCAGCGTGAACTCGGTGAAGCTGTTCAGCGCTACCAGACGGCTGCAGACCCGCTCCAGCACGCTGCCGAGCAGCCACGGGCTGGCCCCGGAAAACGCCTGCTCATCGACTTCCAGGCGGATGCTGACGCCGCGCGCAAACACCACCGGGCCAGGTTCCGGCACGCGGCGGTTAACCGCGCTGAGCGTACAGTGGCGGATGCCGTCGATCTGGCGGGCAACCGGCGCGTCGGCGAGGTTCGCATAGAGGCTCAGCAGCTGGCGCAGCGCCGCCGCGCCCTCACCCTCGCGGCTGTCCATCAGGCTGAGATAGTTCATCTGCAGATGGCTGATCAGCCGCCACGCGGAGAGCCCTTCGGCCAGCGCCGGGCGCGGTGGCGTCGGCCCTTTGCACAGCTTCAGCTCCGCCACCGGAATCGAGTCCGGCATGACGAAATTGCCCTGATCCTGCTGCAGCATCAGCGGCAGATCGCGGCTGGTGCACATCACCTCGGCCGAGAGGTAACGTACTCCGTCGCGCCACGGCGCATGGTGTTCATCCACCAGCGACAGAAAGACTTCTGAACCGATGTAGCCGGTGCGGGTGCCGTAGCGTTGCGCCTGATCTGACAGGGTGCGCTGTTCACGGCGCAGCGAGAAGTAAGCGCCGTAGTCGCCCTCATCGCCGCTGAAGGTGCTCCAGAACGGACGGAAGACCTGCTCTTCACGCTGGCCCTCGACGGTGGCGAACAGCCGCTGAACCGAATGCACCTCATAATCCAGTGGCCGGATGTTATCGACCACCAGATGGTATTCATGCTGGCTGTCGCTGACTTTCAGGCGCTCGGCGGTTTTGGGAAATAGGTTGATGACCGGCGTGCAGTGCAGCGCCAGATGCGAGCTGTCCACCACGCTTTCAAGGGCGCTGTCGGCCTTGTCGAGCAGGATGATGATGTCGAACGCTGTGGCGCTGTCGCAGCGGCGCAGGAACGGCGCCAGCTCGCCCAGGCTGATGAACTGGAAGCGGGCCGGAAATGCAAAGTACTCCTGCAACAGACGGTAGCCGTCGAAGTTGCGCAGATCGTCAGGCAGCAGCGCCTGTTCGGGCGCAAAGCCCTCCTGCTGCAGCGCCTCATCCGTCAGAATCTGACGCTGTGGGCGCTTTTCGACCGACTGCAGCACGATGCCGACCCGGTGCTGCATCAGCAGTTCCAGCAGCTTCAGCGCCTGAATATCCGGGCCGCTCAGGAACAGCATCAGGTCGCTGACGTTGAGCTGGCTCAGCGCCGATATCCCGTCGCAGCTGATCCGGATACGCAGTGCGCTGGCCGCGCCCAGGCCGGAAAGTTTCAGTTCACCGGAGGGGAGATCCGCCGGCACGCCGCCGAGCGTGGCTTCGCTGATCCGCAGCGGATGCAGCACCACATCGTGCGCGGTGGTGTAGCTGCAGGTCACGCCGGTCTTTTTCAGGTTCTGGCTCTCCATCATGGTGCCGCGCGGCACGCGAAAGCCCTGGGTGATATCCCCTTTGCGGCTGTCCGGCGTGAGCTGCGCAATCGCCATTGAGGGCGTGGGCGACAGATATGAAGGCGCGATCATCTCCAGCAGGCGCTGTGAGAAGCGCGGAAACTCCGCGTCCATCTTCAGCTGTACGCGCGACGTCAGGAAGGCAAAGCCCTCCATCAGGCGTTCGACATAGGGGTCGGCCACCTCGATTCCGTGCATACCAAGACGACCCGCCACTTTGGGGTAGCGCGTCGCGAATTCTGCCCCCATCTCGCGCAGGTAGGCCAGTTCGCGGTTGTAGTAGTCAAGCAGATTGCTGTCCATGATTATCCTGCATCCTGTAGTTCGAAGTGGCCGCTCTCCAGGTCAACCTGGGTGCGAAACAGAAACGCCAGTGGATAAGGCACGCACCAGAGCTGTCCTTTGATTTCAATCGACAGCACGTTGTGCAGGCTCAGGGAGCCGAGATCGCTGATGCAGCGCACCTGCAGCCCCTGCGGCAGGATCCGCGGTTCGAAGTGCAGAATGGCGTTGGTCATTTTGCGCTGCATATCCTGCCATTCGAGGTCGGAGACGTTCTGCCCGGCCAGGGGCGCCACACCGAAGTTCCAGACGGAGCGCTGCACCTGGTCAAAGCCGCTGAGATCCTGCTGCGCTTCATTGTTGATGGTGTTGAACAGCCACTGCAGATCGCGCAGGACGTGACGGCGCAGCGTGCTGTGGGTGATCAACATGCTGTTGTCCGCCTCCTGCGCCTTATCCGGCGCGTTGTCGGTCAGGCGGTCCAGCAGAGAGGATTGCAGCTTGTCGCGGGCGGTTAACGCATCACGCTTTTTGCGCGCGCGGAACCCGCCGTGCAGCTGAGCATAGCCGTCGTTATGCGCGCCTGAATCATGACTCATCGGCCGTTCCGGCTTCATCGAATACTGCCTGCTGCAGGTTCAGCAGTGAAAACTCAGCGCTATCGCTGATCCACATTTTTTGTCCCTGGCCGATGAACTGATCGCTGCTGTCGCCCAGCGGCAGCCATTCGGTGGCGCTGGCGCGCAGGAAACGTTCGTCCGTTTCTGCCCGTAGCGGATAGCGCGCCGGGATCTGGCAGACCTGTTCGCTGCCATCGATCAGCTGTATCCGCGTATGCCGCCAGACCAGGTCGGTCACGCTGGCGGGGGCCTGAAACTGCATCTCACGGATCGCGGCAAACGGCAGCCAGTAGTAGCGCCCCTGATTTATGACTTCACAGACCGGCCCGAAGCGGCTGTCGCCATCCATCAGCCAGCTGAACGCCGTCGGCTGATCCTGCTGCGTGATCGTGCCGGGATTGGCGGCGGCCAGGTCAAGCGCCTCGACCCGCACTGCCTGACCGCGCGCGACCTCACCCGCCGCGTCCGCCTTCAGGGCGGCCAGCAGCGTGTCGCACCAGGTCCAGGCGCTGCCCGGCAGCACCGGCGCTGCATCGCCGCGCAGCACGGCCTCGCGCTGCTGCTCACCGGCAATCGCCTGCTGCAGCAGATTAACCGTCGGCTGAGCCTGCGGGCTTAACGCCAGCCAGGATTGCAGTTGCGTCTGCGCCCGCGACCAGTTTCCTGCCAGGCAGAGCAGTTGCACAAAGGCGGCCCGCAGATCGGCATCGGCCGGACTGGCCTGAATCTGACGCGTGACCTCAGCGAGCGTTTCGCCGATCGTGGCAGTGGCCAGTTGATGTTGCAGAGATTGCATGCAGACTCCTTTGCGTCAGTTAACGGTGCGATAGACCGCCGCGGCGGGATCTTTCAGTTCGGGATGCAGTTTTTCCACCAGCTGCACGCTCAGCGCGGTATCACCGCTGATCCACGGTGACCAGACCTTGCGGACTTCCTGCAGACGCGCCTGCAGCTCGCTCTGATCGGCCGCCTCGCTGGCTGGCATCTGTACCACCACCTGCCGTGTCGCCTGCCAGCCATTGAAACGGGAACTGAACGGCAGGACCAGCCAGCTATCCGGAGACTTCTCGTTGCCCAGCACCATGCGCTCACTGTTGACCGTCGTGATATGCAGTTCAGCGGTGGGTAACTGCGTGCTCAGTCCCGAAACCGGGAAGCCCTGCAGGAAGGTGACGCCGGTTGCGGCTGACGCGCCGTTGCCCTGCTGGGTCAGGCTGCTGTGGCCGCTGAGCCAGCCATCGGCACCGCAGGTCACGCCCTGCTTCGCCGGGATAAACAGCGCGCTGCCCTGGGCCGGATGCTGCCACCAGGTCCGGAAATGGCAGCCATCCAGCAGGCTGAACTGCAGCCAGGGGGAGGTATCGGCCTGCGCGGCGTTGAGTAAGGGGTCAGCAGCGGCAGCGGGCTGTTGCGGGGTCTGCGGTGCGGCCGGAGTTACCACCGTTTTCCACTGCTGGGCGCGGGCGGCGCTGCCTGTGGCAATCTCAGTGCCCTGCTCGTCAGTCAGTTGCCAGTGCAGCGTCTGCAGCGGTTTACACTGGGAGGCCATCAGGCCGGCAACCCGTGGCAGAAACGCCTTCAGCACCCCGGCATCTTTTTCACCCAGGGTAACGATCCGCAGATTGACGGTGCCGTTACACCAGCTGGAGAGCTGATTGTTTTTAACATCATCGATCCAGACATCGAGCTTCTGTGCCGGGGACTGGACGATGCGATAGTTTTCAGCATAAACCTGCGTGCTGAGCAGCAACGCAGCCAGAGCCACTAATCCATATTTCATGTTGGCGTTCTCAATCTCGCAGAGGGAAAAACTGCGCCGCTTCAGAAAGCGAGTGCAGTAAAGTGGTGTCCTGAGGCGATCCAATCCAGACGGCCAGCGCACTGAAATTATCCTGCTGCCCCTGATCCGGCTGGTCGTTTTTAATGATCTGCTGCATCAGCGTCAGCCACTCTGCGGGCGTATTCACCATGTGCAGCGACTGCTGCATCTGCTCCAGCGTCACGCCGTGCCAGAACCCATCCGTGCAGAGTAAAAAGGCGTCGCCATCTTCGATACTGACCACGTCGCTGTAGCTGGCGTCGCGCTGCTCATCGCCCATTCCCAGAGCAAAATAGAGCAGATTACTGTTGATGCCGTCGGTGCGATGTCCGGCATCCTTCATCTGCTGTACGAGGCTGTGGTCGGTGGTGACGAGATAGAGGTAGCCGCGGCGGAACAGATAGAGGCGGCTGTCACCGGCATGGGCCCAGCAGGCCAGATGGTAGTCGCGGTCGATAAACAGGCTGACCAGCGTGGTGCCCATGCGGCTGTGTTCGCTGCTGACCTTTTGCTGCTGCCGGATAGCGTGATTCGCGTGATTGACGTAACGGCGAATTGACTGCGCATCCAGATGCGCATCCCCGTCAAACGCCTGCAGGAGGCTGCTGCGGGCTATCGATGCGGCGATCTCGCCACCGGGAAAGCCGGCCACCCCATCGCACACCACGAAGCAGGCGGAACGTTGACCGATGACATCACCGATCTGGTCCTGATTACTGGTGCGATCGCCCTGATTCGACGTCGAGGCAATAGTGATATTCATGCGTCATCCGTGTGGGTTTGTGAGTCTTTGTACTGATTGACTTCCAGGTCATAGGCGTGCAGAAACGCTTCGCCAAACAGGGTGTGGAAATCGTCTTCGATCTCACCCGCCGTCTCGCCGTAGCGCTGAACAAAATGCTCCCACAGCGCCGCTTTACGGCTGCCCGGCAGCCCGATACGGGATACCGAACCTGCCTGACGCGCCTCCTCCTCCAGCTGCTCCGGGTTAAAGGATTGCAGCATCGAGGCGATGATGGCGCGGATACCAGCGATCATCCCCAGCTGGTGCGCCTGCAGATCGATCAGCGCATCACGCACCGCCTGACGCGGCGGCATGAAGCCCGGCATCCGGCTGCCGAACATCTGCATTAACACGGTCTTGCCCGATGGCAGCAGTTTGAACGGGTTGTTGGCGTCGTCGAGGATCACCGTCATGTCGGCTTTGACGCCGCGCTTGAGGATCGAACGCGACGAGAGCAGCGCGACCGTGCCCTGGGAGAACATGCTGAGCATCTGACCAAACTGCAGCATCTGTTCGCGGTCGAACTGGGGGGTCGGCTGCAGATCGCGCAGGCCCATCCCCTCCAGCAGCGCATCCAGCAGTTCACCCTTGAGGGCATCGCCACTGCTCTGGCTCGGTGCCGATGGCGCCACGGCAGCGGCAGGCTGGTGACCGGACGCGACCGGATCGATACGCAGACGCCCTTTCGGCGTCGGCGCTGGCGTGCGCTGCACCGCCTGCGGCGTGGGTAGCGTTATTCCGCCATAGTCGTTTTGCGGATTGATAGCCTCCGCCGGGACGGCGCGCTCTTCATCGATCGGCGGCAGCGGCTCCGGCGCCTGGGGCTGAGAAGGGTTATCCGCGTCAGATGGCGGATTGTGAGGTTCACTGAAGCTGAATAATGGCGATTCTGCTTCGTTCAGACTGGCAGGCGGCTGCTCTGCTGAACGTGCGGCAGACTGTTCGGGCGTCGCCGCTGGCTGAGGCGTCGCCGGTTTCGCTGCGGGTGGCTCGGGCTGAGCCAGCGGCACCGCGTTGCCCATCATCAGACCCAGGGGATCGTCCTGGTTACGCGCATCGGTGCTGCTTTCACCGTCGAACAGGCTTAACGGGTCCAGTTCAGCGGCGGGTTTGTCGGGCTGCTGCGCTGCGGTTTTCTGCTGAGCCGACAGTGCGCTGGGCGTCCGATCGTCGAAAATGCCCTGCTGCGCAAACAGCGCATCGCCTTCATCAAACAGGCTGCGATTTTTCGGCTGCTGCCCATAGTCCAGCGGCGCGTCGTTCACCAACTGGGCCAGCGGATCTTCGGGATTACGATCCGGCGAGGCTGGCGCGGTCAGGGGATTCCCCTCCGGCTTTTCGGGCACCGGTTTGCGTTTAGAGAGATCGTCCGAGATCGAAAACTCTTTTGCCAGGCTGTCCCAGATTTCACTCGGAATCGCGGCCGTGGCGGCTTTTTCCACGGGTGGCTCATCAGCCACTGTTGCGGGCCGGATCGCCTCGGGACGCGGAACTGCCCTTTCCACCTGCGGCTGCGACGCGCTGTTCAGGTCGCTGACCAGCAGCTGATAATCATCAATGCCCAGAATGTCCCCATCCTGCAGCTCAACCTGGCGGCCGCGCTCCAGCGGAATGTCGTTGAGCAGCACGCGGGTTACATTGCCACGGTTGGTCAGGCGGCACTCACCATTTGCGGTGATGTGCACAATCGCCTGAAGGCGGGAGAGTGTCCGGTCATCATCCGGCAGCACCAGATTGTTATCCACGCCGCGTCCAATCGTACCGCCGGGCGGAAAGAAGTCACAGTGAGTCTGCGGCGGCTGTTGGCCGGGTTTGGTCGTTATTATCGTAAAGCGCATAACGGATTCCTGCGGTTAGCGGTTCGGCATCTATACCGCGCACCTCTCGGGGAAAGGCGCGGGGTATAGGGAGCGCAGAGATATTGATGGGTAAACAGTTTTAACCGGGACATATTCAGGGCAGCACGGTTCTATCGGGCAGAAAATAAGTCGTCATTAATTCATCACATAAACAAACAGAGACGTCAGCGTCAGCCATATCAAGGTGATGGTGAAAGTTATCTGGTAAAGCACCCGAATCCTGCACATCCACGCTGTAACTTCAGCAGGCTGTTGCTGAACGAAGTCATACGCCTCACCCTGACATTTTCAGTGCGGGTAAAACGCATCGCCTTTCCTTTTTTGATACTCGTGAAAAAAAACCTTCTGACAATTAGTATAAAAACCAGAATAACTGGCTACCTTAGTCATTAAATTCAGCTGCAGTCCTCGTCGCAGATACTTCTGCAGGAAAAGACGATAAACGCCCTCATTTTTTAAAATACCAGGCAGCACAGAGGTGTAATAGCCCTGCCAGAATAAAAAGGAAAATAATTAAATACATCACGAAGTTGTAAAAGGTCATCCTTCCTGCTCATATCATTAATCGCATTATTTTAAAGCTGGCAATAAAACTGCACGTTCATCTATGAAGTCGCGGTTAGTTCTTACCCGGAATTAAAAAAATCATCAGTTTAAAAAATGGCGCCAGATAATAAAATCTATGCCGCCCCCTGTCATCATGACACCAGCAACCATATTCAGATGATGCAGACGGACTAACCAGATAATCTTGTTTTCAGGCAAAGACTGTATGAATTCATATGTTTCCCTGCTGACCCTCTGATGGCGTTTGTGGTCTAGTCTGACGCCTTTATACAACCGTGCAAACCAGGAAATTTTTAAGGGATGGAACGATGGACTGAAAAAGGAGCTAACCTGAGTGCTGAAATCAAGATCCAATCTTCTTTTGCGAAACTCGCTAATTAATGATTCATAGTTTTGAACATTTTTTCTGAATATTATGTAGCCTACAACTTGTAAAGCAATCGAACTCAGAAAAGACATAATTGAAATAGCAATCAAAATGCAAGGCCATGTCATAAAACCTTATCCATAACTTCAGTTAAATAAATAAACAAAAATAGCCATAAAAACAGCCCAGACAACTGTCAGAAAGTAAGTAAACTGGTAAAGAGAGAGCGTCTTTTCCATCCAAACCATTTTTTCTTTAGGTTGTTTTTGTACAAATTCATAAGCCTTTATGCTGACATTTTCAGATTTAGAAAAGCGCATTTTCCGCCCTTTCCTGAGATTCATGAAAAAGGCTAACTTCTGATAATTAGCATAGAACCCCAAATGATTTGCAACTTTCGTGGTTAAGTCTAATTGCAAGCCAGCATTTTGATAAAGATCGATAAAATCCTGATACGCTTTTCGATTAACTCTAAAAAGCCACGCAGCATAGACATGCAGAAGAATGACCAAAACAGATAAAATCGAACTGCCATACATAAAAAAATCATACGAACTCATAAAATCTTATCCATCAAAATACCTGCCCCTTTTTCACCCAGCTTAGCAGCACCAAAACCCCCTGCAGCGGATCCGACTATTCCACAAGCTAACGCACCTATGCCTCCGGTTGCAACACCCAGTGCTACGCAGGCGGAAGTTGCGATTGCCCCCGCCGCCGCGCCGCCCAGGATACCTGCAGTCGTGCCTGCTGCAAACTGAGAATACCCTTTCACCGCTACTTTAGAACATTCATCTTCTCTTTCAGTGGTACAGCTGTGATAAACCTCATTCGTTGTATTCACAGCACTAAATCCTATTGAAACCCATCCACCCATTTTCATAAATTTCGCTGCTCTGGCTGCACTATCTACATAGGTCGAATAACCGCTTATAACTCCTGTGCCAGCAGTTTGCCAGTCATGGATAATAGAGGAGCTGGAAAGGTTTAAAGCATGCTTAATCTTTTCATAGGGGCGCAAATTCAGCATAAATCGGGATAAACGATTCAGTAGTACTTCAAGTTCACCAAACAGGCGTTTCCGCTCGATAAAAAACTGCTGCCCGAACAATGTTCCTGACGTCAGATATTGGTTACGGTAGGCATTCTCAATAGCGACAAGTTTCTTGCCAATTTCATTGAAATAGCGTTCACCCGCATCGCCGATGATACCTGAAGCTTTATCCATAAAATTGGTAATAGCAGCAATTGCAGCATAATGGCGATTGAAGAAATCTGCCTCATCAACTGTCAGATGAGTAACACTATTGTTAGTTCTTTTTTTTGCTTCATCCAGCGTTTGCATCGCTGCTGGATGATTGTTTCCATTAGGATCGGCAACAACCAGAATCTGCCCCGGCTTAGCCCAGGTAACATCGGCATTTAATTGCAAAAAAAAATTCGCGGCAGGCATATTGCGAGTGCCGTAGAGCCACATAGCTTGTTCAGTCAATCTTCCCGGCCGCTGGACCACACAAAAACCTGGCTCAACAGAATTTTTTACTGTCATCACAATCTCCTTTTGCAATTAAATGTATGCGAAAAATAATTACTCAGATAACTCAAGATACGCCCCTGACAGGGGCGTATCAGATTACGCTTCTTTATTGCCTTTG from Pantoea deleyi includes:
- a CDS encoding PP2C family protein-serine/threonine phosphatase, whose product is MNITIASTSNQGDRTSNQDQIGDVIGQRSACFVVCDGVAGFPGGEIAASIARSSLLQAFDGDAHLDAQSIRRYVNHANHAIRQQQKVSSEHSRMGTTLVSLFIDRDYHLACWAHAGDSRLYLFRRGYLYLVTTDHSLVQQMKDAGHRTDGINSNLLYFALGMGDEQRDASYSDVVSIEDGDAFLLCTDGFWHGVTLEQMQQSLHMVNTPAEWLTLMQQIIKNDQPDQGQQDNFSALAVWIGSPQDTTLLHSLSEAAQFFPLRD
- the tagH gene encoding type VI secretion system-associated FHA domain protein TagH, which encodes MRFTIITTKPGQQPPQTHCDFFPPGGTIGRGVDNNLVLPDDDRTLSRLQAIVHITANGECRLTNRGNVTRVLLNDIPLERGRQVELQDGDILGIDDYQLLVSDLNSASQPQVERAVPRPEAIRPATVADEPPVEKAATAAIPSEIWDSLAKEFSISDDLSKRKPVPEKPEGNPLTAPASPDRNPEDPLAQLVNDAPLDYGQQPKNRSLFDEGDALFAQQGIFDDRTPSALSAQQKTAAQQPDKPAAELDPLSLFDGESSTDARNQDDPLGLMMGNAVPLAQPEPPAAKPATPQPAATPEQSAARSAEQPPASLNEAESPLFSFSEPHNPPSDADNPSQPQAPEPLPPIDEERAVPAEAINPQNDYGGITLPTPQAVQRTPAPTPKGRLRIDPVASGHQPAAAVAPSAPSQSSGDALKGELLDALLEGMGLRDLQPTPQFDREQMLQFGQMLSMFSQGTVALLSSRSILKRGVKADMTVILDDANNPFKLLPSGKTVLMQMFGSRMPGFMPPRQAVRDALIDLQAHQLGMIAGIRAIIASMLQSFNPEQLEEEARQAGSVSRIGLPGSRKAALWEHFVQRYGETAGEIEDDFHTLFGEAFLHAYDLEVNQYKDSQTHTDDA